In Synechococcus sp. PCC 6312, one genomic interval encodes:
- a CDS encoding DMT family transporter, with product MSLSSHHPKGVVLGLVLGLAVIAVSTAAILVRWATLATASLGLESSYTSGIGFSIFLAAGRLGIAALLLLPQFIKTTAPVLAHLWQRPNLSGISKPNSQQRLSAYGWGLMAGFCLAAHFGLWFSSLNYTSIVASTTLVTTTPIWTAVIQYLWQGKKLTWGTMFGITVACGGGLLIGLGEKAGDLAPQPLLGNGLALLAAWAVSFYFISGEQAQAQGLSIQHYTAIANTSAALILLPLPPLLGVAYGGWAGEIYGVLLLLALVPQLVGHTSLNWAIRWLSPTWVTLAVLAEPIAASVLAFWVFGERPGLALMLGGGLILFGVGFAVIRR from the coding sequence GTGTCTCTGAGCAGCCATCATCCCAAGGGGGTTGTCCTGGGCCTGGTCTTAGGCTTGGCGGTCATTGCAGTTTCCACAGCGGCAATTTTAGTCCGTTGGGCCACTCTCGCAACCGCATCCTTGGGACTTGAGTCCAGTTATACAAGCGGTATTGGCTTTAGTATCTTTTTAGCAGCCGGCCGTCTGGGGATTGCTGCTTTACTATTACTGCCACAATTTATTAAAACTACGGCCCCAGTGCTCGCCCACCTCTGGCAACGCCCGAACTTGTCTGGCATCTCTAAACCCAATTCTCAGCAACGCCTCTCAGCCTATGGTTGGGGACTTATGGCTGGATTTTGCTTGGCAGCCCATTTTGGCCTTTGGTTTAGCTCCCTCAATTACACATCCATTGTTGCTTCGACAACCTTGGTGACCACAACCCCGATTTGGACAGCCGTGATTCAGTACCTTTGGCAAGGCAAAAAGCTAACCTGGGGGACGATGTTTGGCATTACGGTGGCCTGTGGCGGTGGGTTGCTCATTGGCCTGGGGGAAAAAGCAGGAGACCTCGCGCCCCAGCCCCTTTTAGGAAATGGCCTCGCTTTATTAGCGGCTTGGGCCGTTAGTTTCTATTTCATTAGTGGGGAGCAGGCTCAGGCCCAAGGGTTAAGCATTCAGCACTATACCGCCATTGCCAATACCAGTGCCGCCCTAATTCTTCTGCCGCTTCCACCGCTTTTGGGGGTTGCCTATGGCGGTTGGGCGGGGGAAATTTATGGTGTGCTGCTGCTGTTAGCCCTAGTTCCGCAATTGGTTGGTCATACGAGCTTGAACTGGGCGATTCGCTGGCTTTCCCCAACTTGGGTTACTTTAGCGGTTTTAGCGGAGCCAATTGCTGCGAGTGTCTTAGCCTTTTGGGTCTTTGGGGAACGTCCTGGCCTGGCTTTGATGCTTGGGGGTGGCTTAATTTTATTTGGAGTGGGTTTTGCGGTGATCAGGCGTTAA